TAATCTGAAACTATCCACAGTTGTTTATGGCTCATGGGGACGTGGCGGCGGTGGTACGGGACTTAATGGTTCCATTAAAAATGCCAGCGGACAAACCATGAACTTCATGAATTATGGTGCGGGTGGAGACGGAACTATCAACTGGGATATGATCTACCGTTATAACAGAGGAGGTATGGTAACAGATTATAACGGAAATACTTTCCAGAAATCAACCTTTACTGCTCCTGCAGGTTCTCCTGGTGACTACAACGGACAATATGTAGCTACTCTGAACGGTACCAATGGTATCGTGAGAAAACAAAGCATCAATTCTCATGACTGGTATGGAGTAATTGCAGATCTTAATTACAAAAAAAATAACTGGACCTTTAACGGAGGTATTGACCTTAAAACATACAAAGGAGCTCTTTATGACATCGTTACTGATATGCTGGGCTCAGATGCATTATTTGTACCTAATACGGTAAATGCTCCAAAGGGTTATTATATAGACCGTACCGTAAAACCGGAACCTCTCACGAAGCTCAATAATGCACAGAAAGTATCAATCTATAATGAAGGTTTAGTAAAATGGGCCGGTATCTATGGAATGGTTGAATATAGCTCTGAAAAATTAAGTGCATCCGTTCAGGGATCAGTTTCCGAGCAATATTACAAGAGAAGAGACTATATGCTGTATACTCCTGGAAACCAGGAAACCAAATGGTATCATAAAACAGGTTATATTGTAAAGGGTGGTGCCAATTATAATATAGACGAGCATCATAATGTATTTTTCAATACTGGTGTTATTTCAAGACAGCCGTTATTCAATGCGTTATTTCCATCTAACCAAAACATCTACAATGATGCAAAGAATGAGAGAATCTTCTCTCTGGAGCTGGGATATGGTTTCAAATCGCGTTATCTGGATATTAATGTCAACGCCTACAGGACACAATGGGATGACAGGTTTATTTCAAGAACATTCAATGCTACTCCAGCAGATATTGCCAACTTCTCCCAATTAAAACTTGGTAATGCTTATTTCTACAATGCTCTGAATGTAGGGCAGGTTCACCAGGGAATTGAGCTGGAAGCAAAAGCAAGACCTCTTACTAACCTTAGGCTTAGAGGGATGGTATCATTAGGAAACTGGAAATACAAAGGAAATGCAAATTTCAACATCATTGATATTCAGAACAATCAGGAGGTTTCCGGAGCAACGGGAATGATCAACATTAAGGATCTGAAGGTAGGAGATGCTGCACAAACAACAGCAAGCATTGGTGCTGACTACAATATTACCAAAGCTTTCAGCATTGATGCCAACTGGGAATATTATGACAAACTATATGCACAATTCAACCCGATCAACTTCCTTACTGAAGCAGCAAGAGAAAAAGGGATTGTAAGATTGCCAAGCTATCATTTATTTGATGTAGGTGCTACTTATAAATTCACGATTGACGCGAAAAAATCTTTAACATTAAGAGCTAACGTCTACAATTTATTCAATAAATATTATATTTCTGAGCTAAGTTCTAATATTTTCACCAGTGATAAGATTGCCAGTGGTCCGGATGCAGGAAGAACATACCAGGACGCAGGTAGAGTCTATCAGGGAATTGCTGATGGGAATACAGGATTTTTAGGCTTTGGAAGAACCTGGTCTATTGCAGCCACGTTGAGATTCTGATAGAATCCATATAAGTACTGAAACAATCAAACCCGCCTTTCATGGCGGGTTTTCTTATGTTGATCTAATGTATCAACTCATATTTTATATGTACAATGTTTAAAACTTCAATATCTTAGGCATTTAAAAACTCTTCTGTATCAATGATTAGCTGTGATGGACAAATGAATTTAGATATGACAATCTCTTCCTTATTTAGCAGATTTTAGAGTCAAAACATTACGAAAGCAGTACCTGAAAATCATCAGTTAATGACAATACTCCTTCTGTTATGCTTTCCGAATGGGTGCTGAATCCTTTCAGTTTTGAAGTTTTTCCTTTTAAAACCAAATCTAAAAGCTGTTTATCAGACAGTTTTTTACCGAAAATATCAAAAGTGATTTTAAAGCCACAGTTTTTAAAATCGGAACAGCCCACAGCGGTTTTACCTTTGATCAGGTTATGCTCTTTGCATTTCGGACATTTTGTTTCTTCCCAGGACTGAAGTTCTTTTTTCTGTGCGGGTTCTCTTTTTTTCTTTTCCTTCACCACTTCTTTTTCTTCTTCCTGAAGGGTGATCACTTTTCCTTTCCCATACACTACTTTATCAGTAAGCTCTGTCACCATTTGGATCAGCTCCTCTTTAAAAAGATTGGCTTCATACTCTCCTTTTTCAATTCTGCGAAGTTTAGATTCCCATTCTCCTGTAAGTTCCGGGCTCTTTAAAAGCTCATCTTCAATAGTATCAATAAGCTGGATTCCTGTTTGGGTAGCGATCAGGTTTTTCCTTTTCTTTTCGATGTATTTTCTTTTGAAAAGGGTCTCAATAATGTTGGCACGGGTAGATGGTCTTCCGATACCGTTATTCTTCAACATTTCACGCAGTTCTTCGTCTTCTACCTGTTTTCCGGCTGTTTCCATTGCTCTCAGCAAGGTTGCTTCCGTATAAGGTTTTGGCGGGGTGGTCTTTCCCTGATGGATCATGGGATCGTGAGGCCCTGTTTCTCCTACAATAAATTCAGGAATAGTCTGCTCTTCTTCCTTTTCTTTTTCTTTATCTGTAGATTCTTCTTTAGGCTCTTTTGCGTAAACGGCTCTCCATCCCGGTTCCAGAATCTGTCTTCCACTGGTTTTGAAAGGAATGGTTCCTACTTTCCCTTCCACCAAAGTATTTGAAATTTTACATTCCGGGTAGAAAACAGCAATAAAGCGTTTGGCAATAAGATCATAGATCAGCTTTTCTTCCCTGCTCAGGTTTTGAGACGGTGGAATTTCGGTAGGAATAATTGCATGGTGATCGGTTACTTTTGCATCATCAAAAACAGCCTTTGATTTAGGAATCGGTGCTTCCAGCAATGGTGCAATCAAATCCTGATAGGGATACATCTTCTGAAGAATCCCTCCTATTTTCGGATATAAACTTTCCGATAGATAGGTAGTATCAACACGTGGATAGGTTACGTGTTTCTTTTCGTAAAGACTCTGTATATAATTCAGCGTATTTTCAGCTGAATACCCATATTTTTTGTTGGCTTCTACCTGAAGTCCGGTAAGATCAAAAAGTCTTGGATTTTTCTCTTTTCCTTCTTTAATTTCAAAAGAAACAATTTCAAAAGGATTTACTTTAAGGTATTCCAGTCCTTTTTCGGCACGGTCAAGGGTTTTTAAACGGTCAATCGCTGCGTTGAAAATAACGTCACGGTATTTCGTTTTCAGTTCCCAATATTCTTCTGTGTTAAAAGCATCAATTTCTTTCTGACGCTGAACCAGCATGGCTAATGTCGGCGTCTGAACTCTTCCAATGGAAAGAACAGCTTTATTACCACCAAATTTTTTAGTAAAAAGTCTTGTGGCATTTATTCCCAATAACCAGTCTCCTATAGCTCTGGC
This genomic window from Chryseobacterium sp. MEBOG06 contains:
- a CDS encoding TonB-dependent receptor; this encodes MSITFKKRLFIALVLPTAALYYGQSTKDSLEKSKSIDEVMLVGRNLSQTAKERKTPVAVSNIKAAEIQEKLGNREFPEIMKSTPSVYVTKVGGGFGDSRINMRGFDGANIAVIINGQPVNDMQGGTVYWSNWTGLADIASSIQIQRGLGASKFVVPSVGGTINIVTKATDSEQKAMIKGEVGNDNYSRLSAMYSSGLKNKWGTTVLLSRWQGDGYINGTKGEGYSWFFSTGFKPNEKHAFNLIATGAPQVHDTRRSSATGANVATLRQLDSYGRRYNPQTGMLNGSEFNLAPNFYHKPIASLNWDWNINDNLKLSTVVYGSWGRGGGGTGLNGSIKNASGQTMNFMNYGAGGDGTINWDMIYRYNRGGMVTDYNGNTFQKSTFTAPAGSPGDYNGQYVATLNGTNGIVRKQSINSHDWYGVIADLNYKKNNWTFNGGIDLKTYKGALYDIVTDMLGSDALFVPNTVNAPKGYYIDRTVKPEPLTKLNNAQKVSIYNEGLVKWAGIYGMVEYSSEKLSASVQGSVSEQYYKRRDYMLYTPGNQETKWYHKTGYIVKGGANYNIDEHHNVFFNTGVISRQPLFNALFPSNQNIYNDAKNERIFSLELGYGFKSRYLDINVNAYRTQWDDRFISRTFNATPADIANFSQLKLGNAYFYNALNVGQVHQGIELEAKARPLTNLRLRGMVSLGNWKYKGNANFNIIDIQNNQEVSGATGMINIKDLKVGDAAQTTASIGADYNITKAFSIDANWEYYDKLYAQFNPINFLTEAAREKGIVRLPSYHLFDVGATYKFTIDAKKSLTLRANVYNLFNKYYISELSSNIFTSDKIASGPDAGRTYQDAGRVYQGIADGNTGFLGFGRTWSIAATLRF
- a CDS encoding type IA DNA topoisomerase, encoding MKLCIAEKPSVARDIAKVLGATTPKQGYMEGNGYCVTWTFGHLCTLKEPHDYGPQYKSWNLFLLPIIPSSFGIKLIPNKGVENQFKVIERLVEECDEVINCGDAGQEGELIQRWVLQKAKCNKPIQRLWISSLTEEAIKEGFASLKPAEDYKNLYLAGNARAIGDWLLGINATRLFTKKFGGNKAVLSIGRVQTPTLAMLVQRQKEIDAFNTEEYWELKTKYRDVIFNAAIDRLKTLDRAEKGLEYLKVNPFEIVSFEIKEGKEKNPRLFDLTGLQVEANKKYGYSAENTLNYIQSLYEKKHVTYPRVDTTYLSESLYPKIGGILQKMYPYQDLIAPLLEAPIPKSKAVFDDAKVTDHHAIIPTEIPPSQNLSREEKLIYDLIAKRFIAVFYPECKISNTLVEGKVGTIPFKTSGRQILEPGWRAVYAKEPKEESTDKEKEKEEEQTIPEFIVGETGPHDPMIHQGKTTPPKPYTEATLLRAMETAGKQVEDEELREMLKNNGIGRPSTRANIIETLFKRKYIEKKRKNLIATQTGIQLIDTIEDELLKSPELTGEWESKLRRIEKGEYEANLFKEELIQMVTELTDKVVYGKGKVITLQEEEKEVVKEKKKREPAQKKELQSWEETKCPKCKEHNLIKGKTAVGCSDFKNCGFKITFDIFGKKLSDKQLLDLVLKGKTSKLKGFSTHSESITEGVLSLTDDFQVLLS